One genomic region from Actinocatenispora thailandica encodes:
- a CDS encoding helix-turn-helix transcriptional regulator has translation MDSRTTLVGRAAELAALDAAVRSGLAGAAVLVELAGDPGMGKTRLLTALSERARGADLHAVHAAGARMTTGVPYSALTPLLRGLGIAVDGDRGGTDLTRWELYRAVRAAFDRPTLVCLDDAHWADSASLDLLGRLLLDPPETGLVAAVAHRHRQDPPALAEALGLRSPTVEHRLLSLRPLSVDDVGRLVGLPAGPRLTETHAASGGNPLYALALRTGIDGGDAAAGPAVAALRAEVGGLPPDQARVLGVAAVAGDGCPPSLVLACSTDDAGGAGADRYDGVASAGAGRYDDAGGAGADRYEAALDRLQERDLLRLDDDGRLWFRHPVLQNLAYRQLPGSVRRRLHRRLAAELGRRGSTAPVRALHVVRSAQPGDVPAARLLLDCAQQVGPRAPGVAVEYLTAARSLLGPTEPDLVATIEVETARQLIATGDLAAAEEILRAPAPAAERARHALVRARLSRLLGRYAEAVATLQAELAGTSDPRQVVLLALEGAMCAAFGGSAAVTEFVALAQRAVGAVTDPAYRAAVQVARAFLTSMTGGPVPTDLPAAAATLDALSDGHLVQLLDPFGMLGWTELELERDAVALRHFERAIAIADRAGHADLLPYLLVGRSYASSRLGAFDTALDAARDAVDAARRLGGASVVLAVAFQASARVYVSGPAEAATVVRDALARPLGTERDWFAEIAARVAARISATAGDTGVDPNTLLRACGGETMAWVEVCNRPYWCTVLSEMFLDRGDRERARHWLGEAARHAEPLGLRGADAHVATARARLLAEVDLAAAVDAAEEAVAGFGALGWTPDEMYARLLTATLSARAGRWSAVTDQLARAHRLATSMPAPWLHRMVAGAQRQLQSAAGRQPAPGGRGELTRRERQIAELVAAGATNADIAAALHVTVKTVEAHLSRAYRKLGVRSRAMLVDAIRSAPSPRNAPSP, from the coding sequence ATGGACAGTCGTACCACGCTGGTCGGCCGCGCCGCCGAACTCGCGGCGCTCGACGCGGCGGTGCGGTCGGGCCTGGCCGGCGCCGCAGTGCTGGTGGAACTGGCCGGCGATCCGGGGATGGGCAAGACCCGGCTGCTGACCGCGCTGTCCGAGCGGGCCCGCGGCGCCGACCTGCACGCCGTGCACGCCGCCGGCGCCCGGATGACCACCGGCGTGCCGTACTCGGCGCTGACCCCACTGCTGCGCGGCCTCGGCATCGCCGTCGACGGCGACCGCGGCGGCACCGACCTGACCCGCTGGGAACTGTACCGGGCGGTACGGGCGGCGTTCGACCGCCCGACGCTGGTGTGCCTGGACGATGCGCACTGGGCCGACTCCGCCTCGCTCGACCTGCTCGGCCGGCTGCTGCTGGACCCCCCGGAGACCGGCCTGGTCGCCGCCGTGGCACACCGCCACCGGCAGGACCCGCCGGCGCTGGCCGAGGCGCTCGGGCTGCGCTCACCGACCGTCGAGCACCGGCTGCTGTCGCTGCGCCCGCTGTCGGTCGACGACGTCGGCCGCCTCGTCGGCCTGCCGGCCGGGCCACGGCTCACCGAGACCCACGCCGCATCCGGCGGAAATCCTTTGTACGCCTTGGCATTGCGCACCGGCATCGACGGCGGCGACGCCGCGGCGGGCCCGGCGGTGGCGGCCCTGCGCGCCGAGGTCGGCGGCCTGCCACCGGACCAGGCCCGGGTGCTGGGGGTGGCGGCGGTCGCCGGCGACGGCTGCCCGCCGAGCCTGGTACTCGCCTGCAGCACCGACGACGCGGGCGGCGCCGGAGCCGACCGGTACGACGGCGTGGCCAGTGCCGGAGCGGGCCGGTACGACGACGCGGGCGGCGCCGGAGCCGACCGGTACGAGGCGGCGCTGGACCGGCTGCAGGAGCGGGACCTGCTCCGGCTCGACGACGACGGCCGCCTCTGGTTCCGGCACCCGGTGCTGCAGAACCTCGCCTACCGGCAGCTGCCCGGTTCGGTGCGCCGGCGGCTGCACCGCCGGCTCGCCGCCGAACTCGGCCGCCGGGGCAGCACCGCACCGGTACGGGCGCTGCACGTGGTGCGCTCCGCCCAGCCCGGGGACGTACCGGCGGCGCGGCTGCTCCTCGACTGCGCGCAGCAGGTCGGGCCGCGGGCGCCGGGCGTCGCGGTGGAGTACCTGACCGCGGCCCGGTCGCTGCTCGGCCCGACCGAGCCGGACCTGGTCGCCACCATCGAGGTCGAGACGGCACGCCAGCTGATCGCCACCGGCGACCTCGCCGCCGCCGAGGAGATCCTGCGCGCCCCGGCGCCGGCCGCCGAGCGGGCCCGGCACGCGCTGGTCCGGGCCCGGCTGTCCCGGCTGCTGGGTCGCTACGCCGAGGCGGTCGCGACCCTGCAGGCCGAGCTGGCCGGTACCAGCGACCCGCGGCAGGTGGTGCTGCTCGCGCTGGAGGGTGCGATGTGCGCGGCGTTCGGCGGTTCGGCGGCGGTGACCGAGTTCGTGGCACTCGCGCAGCGCGCGGTCGGTGCTGTCACCGACCCGGCCTACCGCGCGGCCGTGCAGGTGGCGCGCGCGTTCCTGACCTCGATGACCGGCGGGCCGGTGCCGACCGACCTGCCCGCGGCGGCCGCCACGCTGGACGCGTTGAGCGACGGCCACCTGGTGCAGCTGCTCGACCCGTTCGGGATGCTCGGCTGGACCGAACTGGAACTGGAGCGCGATGCGGTGGCGTTGCGCCACTTCGAGCGGGCGATCGCGATCGCCGACCGGGCCGGGCACGCCGACCTGCTGCCGTACCTGCTGGTCGGCCGCTCGTACGCGAGCAGCCGGCTCGGCGCCTTCGACACGGCCCTGGACGCGGCCCGGGACGCCGTGGACGCGGCCCGCCGGCTGGGTGGTGCCAGTGTGGTGCTGGCGGTGGCGTTCCAGGCGTCCGCGCGGGTGTACGTGTCGGGCCCGGCCGAGGCCGCCACGGTGGTGCGCGACGCCCTCGCCCGGCCGCTGGGTACCGAGCGGGACTGGTTCGCCGAGATCGCCGCCCGGGTCGCCGCCCGGATCTCCGCCACGGCCGGCGACACCGGCGTGGACCCGAACACGCTGCTGCGCGCCTGCGGTGGCGAGACGATGGCCTGGGTCGAGGTCTGCAACCGGCCGTACTGGTGCACCGTGCTCAGCGAGATGTTCCTCGACCGCGGCGACCGTGAGCGGGCGCGGCACTGGCTCGGCGAGGCGGCCCGCCACGCGGAGCCGCTGGGTTTGCGCGGCGCCGACGCGCACGTGGCGACCGCGCGCGCCCGGCTGCTCGCCGAGGTCGACCTGGCCGCGGCCGTCGACGCCGCCGAGGAGGCCGTCGCCGGCTTCGGCGCGCTCGGCTGGACCCCGGACGAGATGTACGCGCGGCTGCTCACCGCCACCCTGTCCGCCCGGGCCGGCCGCTGGTCGGCGGTCACCGACCAGCTGGCCCGCGCCCACCGGCTCGCCACGTCGATGCCGGCACCGTGGCTGCACCGGATGGTCGCCGGCGCGCAACGCCAGCTGCAGTCGGCCGCCGGCCGGCAACCGGCGCCGGGTGGCCGCGGCGAGCTGACCCGGCGGGAGCGGCAGATCGCCGAGCTGGTCGCGGCCGGCGCCACCAACGCCGACATCGCCGCCGCGTTGCACGTCACCGTCAAGACCGTGGAGGCGCACCTGTCCCGGGCCTACCGCAAGCTCGGGGTGCGCTCGCGGGCGATGCTCGTCGACGCGATCCGCAGCGCGCCGTCGCCCCGCAATGCGCCGTCGCCCTGA